The following coding sequences lie in one Actinomycetota bacterium genomic window:
- a CDS encoding cytochrome c — MTEVPEYLLRRSRERREALGLGTGGSDAPPPSGDAPPPSSEPSPPVVVAAADTAPGSEDGAPVGAEAEPAAALPTYVAPRGPRSGIPVWMFPVLFILPFWAIVYVGALAPPQRAVSLTPIQLGARTFSANCASCHGANGEGVGDFPKLAGQVLLTFPNEADHVKWVQEGSQTKPKGTPYGDPARPGGQHVVQLGKMPAFASTLSPEELNAVVLYERETFK, encoded by the coding sequence TTGACCGAAGTTCCCGAGTACCTGCTGCGCCGGTCACGCGAACGGCGCGAGGCCTTGGGCCTCGGCACGGGAGGCAGCGACGCCCCGCCCCCCTCGGGCGACGCCCCACCCCCGTCGAGCGAGCCGAGCCCTCCGGTCGTGGTCGCCGCGGCGGACACGGCGCCCGGGAGCGAGGACGGAGCGCCGGTCGGGGCGGAGGCGGAGCCGGCCGCGGCCCTGCCCACCTACGTCGCGCCCCGCGGCCCCCGGAGCGGCATCCCGGTCTGGATGTTCCCGGTGCTCTTCATCCTGCCGTTCTGGGCCATCGTCTACGTGGGGGCGCTGGCTCCGCCCCAGCGGGCCGTGAGCCTCACGCCCATCCAGCTCGGCGCCCGGACCTTCAGCGCGAACTGCGCCAGCTGCCACGGCGCCAACGGTGAAGGCGTGGGTGACTTCCCCAAGCTGGCCGGCCAGGTGCTCCTGACCTTCCCGAACGAGGCCGATCACGTGAAGTGGGTCCAGGAGGGGTCGCAGACCAAGCCCAAGGGCACGCCGTACGGCGACCCCGCGCGTCCTGGCGGCCAGCACGTCGTCCAGCTGGGGAAGATGCCTGCGTTTGCAAGCACCCTGTCGCCCGAAGAGCTCAACGCCGTCGTCCTGTACGAACGCGAGACGTTCAAGTAG
- a CDS encoding 4Fe-4S dicluster domain-containing protein, whose product MAKTDANPPMPAFPGEYVLQEIAPDDLSKSVKPKQFLHIDQSECIMCEGCVDICPWKCIHMLGTDTITEALNTIEPGIDPDEHVVFVVDEDVCTRCGLCVDRCPTGVIIMGKAGVAPRDGDRHQRDNKHGYSYGMRF is encoded by the coding sequence GTGGCCAAGACCGACGCCAACCCGCCGATGCCCGCGTTTCCCGGCGAGTACGTCCTGCAGGAGATCGCGCCCGACGACCTCAGCAAGTCGGTGAAGCCGAAGCAGTTCCTCCACATCGACCAGTCCGAGTGCATCATGTGCGAGGGCTGTGTCGACATCTGCCCGTGGAAGTGCATCCACATGCTCGGCACCGACACGATCACCGAGGCGCTCAACACGATCGAGCCCGGCATCGACCCCGACGAGCACGTGGTGTTCGTAGTCGACGAGGACGTGTGCACCCGTTGCGGGCTCTGCGTCGACCGTTGCCCGACCGGTGTGATCATCATGGGCAAGGCCGGTGTCGCGCCGCGCGACGGCGACCGGCACCAACGCGACAACAAGCACGGCTACTCGTACGGCATGCGGTTCTAG